The Papilio machaon chromosome 3, ilPapMach1.1, whole genome shotgun sequence genome window below encodes:
- the LOC106720456 gene encoding uncharacterized protein LOC106720456, with protein MSSRSSPVNGGYESASVEPAMRLTVRKDLFPEERLAKLSPVISSDEMLQEGLEDVSCVKLETDFEQSIDDIANQKMQVHNGVLPSPIRTRHRKHKQHSRRDAEHSPVNGCLSSLKKRKKKSHREYHERTAKSNNIVTPQVKGGKNLYLVSSSECQNEAEDDEDESNESESSEDEVLKCSVKLPIINIRQSGKPYSHELSQLSTKKSKSKESSKKRTHVVMPCSGKPRSMIGICSSRSKKKSKKYEYTTTYQSQIVDTNTNIKLKIKKTNLHESVPPITPISVADIGQRKSKKKRNATPEVSESSGEEYDPSRGDTAAAMSLAAPKSRQPRQPRQPRQPAPPRPRQRTRTRKLNNNKSKSEKTEKSRVSGEDSKSKGTGPQSPWASMPEEILFKIFDYAVAIQGSIPTIIRLSRVCKLWNTVSCRPELWRNADLAQFTSEKCKTDYKLVWLLENRLSLCHTLNIAQWKVCNITWVLACVADYCPGLVELSVAGWSRITPDQLYDLVQGLPSLQRLDLSLTSETGGSSTCLSAASMARLAESFGHRLTHLTLANNKFTALPQILTSVAAHCPNLELLDISGAMATTHPAAVPLEALQKGCPKMRVFRAANSQLVLAAATTSQQMEVEGWTCLEELSIAGEAEAERACVGQYRLGDEALARLVRGATRLRLLDLRGLQRLTDSGLVRVPAWDLQHLFLGGCNVTRQSSACLELICEKWSHSLLELDLSWASAARVLNDAVSALTDSPHSKLRILNLCGSAVFLEQVKKVLLKCRHLESLNLSSCRALPRGMKRLYTGKELQDLKDSLDPNKAKKEDSDADEDTETATKKGAESKSGSAVKASPKSNISESSGAKAEQKSSDKSSSCIFQEPKSVSNTSANALDQRSLSSINIKGSVESSRDVSETVTSLLDNKKSRTPTSSLSSPLAQSKPDSSSTPRSESVKMDHGSPHFSPVRKPDSQVPNSPDVHLESIKSSNSWNLGQFKSTPSHKSEASPLNRLENHNTSKLKHSKIVEQCSPTTSLENKPSPETHTLKPDIKNPNSWNYSGGYSPMTRQDAQFSSQRSPYSAQPSPAQPSPYSTQPSPYSTQPSPYSSQPSPYSAQPSPDTSQMVKPDHQKSGAWNTGNYSPMPKQHTPFSPHPSTHTSPDPGLGIKSDAFRNNCKTPGQYSPMSRQDRLHHSPYSPRPSVEGVYSNKKSPGVGKYSPMTRPECHLPSPDGGHAARPHIGGRTQDMFGRSVSKMSEMVQSIQPPEVPNSWGFGQVNNTAASCIESLVWSGSSFPAEQPMARVDSMSGALHTPPPQQPQQHAPAWPELAAFDTMRRPHESSEPWTLGEFRVEPPRQSHGYEQSAGAGAGAGSGAGPGAGYELGTHMGQPHMLQSYLDDSYAEASRVD; from the exons ATGTCGAGTCGCTCGAGTCCTGTCAACGGCGGCTATGAGTCCGCGAGCGTGGAGCCTGCGATGAGACTTACTGTCCGCAAAGACCTCTTCCCCGAGGAGCGTCTGGCAAAATTATCACCCGTCATCTCCAGCGACGAAATGTTGCAAGAGGGACTCGAAGACGTCTCATGCGTCAAACTCGAAACTGACTTCGAGCAGAGCATCGACGACATTGCCAATCAAAAAATGCAAGTACACAATGGAGTCCTGCCATCTCCTATCCGTACTCGCCACAGAAAGCACAAGCAGCACTCGAGGCGTGATGCAGAGCACTCGCCTGTCAACGGTTGCCTTTCTTCGCtgaagaaaagaaagaagaagTCCCATCGTGAATACCACGAAAGGACTGCAAAATCAAACAATATAGTGACCCCCCAAGTGAAAGGTGGCAAAAACTTGTATTTAGTCAGTAGCAGTGAGTGTCAAAATGAAGCGGAAGATGATGAAGATGAGTCAAATGAAAGTGAAAGTTCAGAGGATGAGGTCCTCAAGTGCAGTGTTAAGTTacctattataaatatacgaCAAAGTGGTAAACCTTACAGTCATGAACTTAGTCAATTATCaactaaaaaaagtaaatcaaaAGAATCTTCTAAGAAGAGGACTCATGTAGTAATGCCGTGTAGTGGGAAGCCGCGTTCCATGATAGGCATTTGTAGTTCACGCAGCAAGAAGAAGTCTAAGAAATATGAGTACACAACCACATATCAGAGCCAGATAGTGGATACCAATACTAACATAAAGCTCAAGATCAAGAAAACTAATCTCCATGAGTcg GTACCTCCTATAACACCGATATCAGTTGCCGACATAGGTCAGAGGAAGTCTAAGAAGAAAAGAAACGCAACACCCGAGGTGAGCGAAAGCTCCGGAGAGGAGTACGATCCTTCGCGAGGCGACACCGCTGCCGCGATGAGCCTAGCAGCGCCTAAGTCGCGCCAGCCGCGCCAGCCCCGCCAGCCGCGTCAGCCCGCCCCGCCCCGACCCCGCCAACGAACCCGCACGCGCAaacttaacaataataaaa GTAAAAGTGAAAAGACTGAGAAAAGTAGAGTTAGTGGAGAAGATAGTAAGAGTAAAGGAACGGGGCCTCAAAGCCCCTGGGCTTCTATGCCTGAAgagattttattcaaaatattcgaTTATGCTGTGGCCATTCAAGGTTCTATACCTACTATCATCAG ATTGAGCCGCGTATGTAAATTGTGGAACACAGTCAGCTGTAGGCCGGAGTTGTGGAGGAATGCAGATCTTGCGCAATTCACTAGTGAAAAATGCAAAACAGATTACAAACTGGTGTGGCTCCTCGAAAATCGACTGTCGCTCTGTCACACTCTAAATATTG CTCAATGGAAGGTTTGCAATATAACATGGGTGCTGGCGTGCGTGGCGGACTACTGTCCGGGGCTGGTGGAGCTGAGCGTGGCGGGCTGGAGCCGCATCACCCCCGACCAGCTCTACGACCTCGTGCAGGGCCTGCCCAGTCTGCAGCGGCTCGATCTCTCGCTTACG TCGGAGACAGGCGGATCGAGCACTTGTCTGTCGGCCGCGTCGATGGCGCGCCTGGCGGAGAGCTTCGGCCACCGTCTCACTCACCTCACACTCGCCAACAACAAGTTCACCGCGTTGCCGCAGATACTTACCTCCGTCGCT GCGCACTGTCCCAACCTGGAGCTGCTGGACATATCTGGTGCGATGGCGACGACTCACCCCGCCGCGGTGCCGCTGGAGGCGCTGCAGAAGGGCTGCCCCAAGATGCGCGTCTTCCGCGCCGCCAACTCCCAGCTGGTGCTCGCCGCCGCCACCACCTCGCAGCAG ATGGAGGTGGAGGGGTGGACGTGCCTGGAGGAGCTGTCTATAGCTGgcgaggcggaggcggagcgGGCGTGTGTCGGCCAGTACCGGCTGGGTGACGAGGCGCTGGCGCGGCTGGTGCGCGGCGCCACGCGTCTGCGTCTGCTCGACCTGCGCGGCCTCCAGCGCCTCACAGACTCCGGCCTCGTGCGCGTGCCCGCCTGGGACCTGCAGCATCTCTTCCTAGGAG GTTGCAACGTGACGCGGCAGAGCAGCGCTTGCCTGGAGCTGATCTGCGAGAAATGGTCACACAGCCTGCTCGAGCTGGACCTGTCGTGGGCGTCGGCCGCGCGCGTACTCAACGACGCCGTCTCCGCGCTCACAGACTCCCCACACAGCAAGCTCAG AATACTCAATTTATGTGGATCGGCAGTATTTTTGGAACAAGTCAAGAAAGTTTTGTTGAAATGCCGACATCTGGAGTCCCTCAACCTCAGCTCTTGTCGCGCCTTGCCGCGGGGCATGAAGCGTCTTTACACCGGCAAGGAATTGCAAGACCTCAAAGATAGCTTAGACCCGAACAAAGCTAAGAAAGAGGATTCCGACGCAGATGAAGATACAGAAACTGCCACAAAGAAAGGAGCCGAATCGAAATCCGGTAGTGCGGTCAAAGCATCTCCAAAGAGTAACATATCTGAAAGTAGTGGTGCCAAAGCTGAACAGAAATCTTCGGATAAGTCTTCCTCCTGCATTTTCCAGGAACCCAAAAGTGTATCCAACACGAGCGCCAACGCTCTCGATCAGAGATCGCTATCTTCCATAAATATTAAGGGATCGGTTGAATCGTCGAGAGATGTTTCAGAAACTGTGACTTCATTGttagacaacaaaaaatctaGAACGCCCACTTCAAGTTTGTCCAGTCCGCTTGCTCAATCGAAACCGGATTCGTCTTCTACCCCGAGGTCGGAATCTGTCAAAATGGACCACGGGAGTCCCCATTTCAGTCCCGTCCGAAAACCCGATAGTCAAGTCCCGAATAGTCCCGATGTTCATCTAGAATCTATTAAAAGCAGCAATTCCTGGAATTTAGGACAGTTCAAGTCCACACCCTCTCATAAATCCGAAGCCAGTCCACTGAATAGGTTAGAGAATCACAACAcgagtaaattaaaacatagcaAAATCGTCGAACAATGTAGCCCCACTACTTCCCTGGAGAACAAACCTAGTCCCGAAACTCATACCTTAAAGCCGGATATTAAAAACCCCAACAGTTGGAATTACTCCGGGGGATACAGTCCGATGACCAGGCAGGATGCTCAGTTCTCCTCGCAGAGAAGTCCGTACTCCGCGCAGCCGAGCCCCGCGCAGCCCAGCCCCTACTCAACACAGCCGAGTCCCTACTCCACCCAGCCCAGCCCCTACTCCTCGCAGCCCAGCCCCTACTCAGCACAGCCGAGCCCGGACACTAGTCAAATGGTCAAGCCGGATCATCAAAAATCGGGAGCCTGGAATACGGGCAACTATAGCCCCATGCCCAAGCAGCACACGCCCTTCTCCCCCCATCCTTCGACGCACACCAGCCCCGATCCCGGGCTCGGCATCAAGAGCGACGCCTTCCGAAACAACTGCAAGACGCCCGGACAGTACAGCCCCATGTCGAGACAGGATAGGTTACATCACAGCCCCTACTCGCCGAGGCCCAGCGTCGAGGGCGTGTACAGCAACAAGAAAAGTCCCGGCGTGGGCAAGTACAGTCCGATGACGCGGCCCGAATGCCACCTGCCGAGCCCGGACGGCGGGCACGCGGCCAGGCCTCACATAGGTGGAAGAACTCAGGACATGTTCGGAAGATCCGTGTCCAAGATGTCGGAAATGGTTCAGAGTATCCAACCGCCCGAAGTTCCCAACTCGTGGGGCTTCGGCCAGGTGAACAACACCGCGGCGAGCTGCATCGAATCGCTGGTGTGGAGCGGGTCCTCCTTCCCCGCGGAGCAGCCGATGGCGCGCGTGGACAGCATGTCGGGTGCGCTGCACACGCCGCCGCCCCAGCAGCCGCAGCAGCACGCGCCGGCCTGGCCCGAGCTGGCGGCCTTCGACACCATGCGGCGGCCGCACGAGTCCAGCGAGCCGTGGACGCTGGGCGAGTTTCGCGTGGAGCCGCCGCGTCAGTCGCACGGCTACGAGCAGAgtgcgggcgcgggcgcgggcgcgggcagTGGAGCGGGGCCGGGCGCGGGCTACGAGCTGGGCACGCACATGGGGCAGCCGCACATGCTGCAGAGCTACCTCGACGACAGCTACGCGGAGGCGTCGCGCGTCGACTGA